The following coding sequences are from one Manduca sexta isolate Smith_Timp_Sample1 unplaced genomic scaffold, JHU_Msex_v1.0 HiC_scaffold_145, whole genome shotgun sequence window:
- the LOC119191393 gene encoding histone H3-like, with translation MARTKQTARKSTGGKAPRKQLATKAARKSAPATGGVKKPHRYRPGTVALREIRRYQKSTELLIRKLPFQRLVREIAQDFKTDLRFQSSAVMALQEASEAYLVGLFEDTNLCAIHAKRVTIMPKDIQLARRIRGESLNAAVRSCNQRRRRHRCRIIIIIITINIIQHDGCLK, from the coding sequence ATGGCGCGTACTAAGCAAACAGCTAGAAAATCAACCGGTGGCAAAGCGCCACGTAAGCAGCTGGCGACCAAGGCCGCCAGGAAGAGTGCTCCCGCAACAGGCGGAGTGAAGAAACCTCACCGTTACAGGCCCGGCACTGTCGCTCTCCGTGAGATCCGTCGTTACCAGAAAAGTACGGAACTTCTGATTCGCAAATTACCGTTCCAGCGTTTGGTTCGTGAGATAGCGCAAGATTTCAAAACCGATCTGCGTTTCCAAAGTTCCGCCGTCATGGCGCTGCAGGAGGCCAGCGAAGCTTACCTGGTCGGTCTTTTCGAAGACACGAACCTTTGCGCCATTCACGCCAAGCGTGTTACCATCATGCCAAAGGATATACAGTTGGCGCGCAGAATCAGAGGGGAGAGCTTAAACGCCGCCGTTCGCTCTTGCAACCAACGTCGTCGTCGTCATCgttgtagaataataataataataataacaataaatattattcaacacgacgggtgtttaaaataa